In Molothrus aeneus isolate 106 chromosome 4, BPBGC_Maene_1.0, whole genome shotgun sequence, the following are encoded in one genomic region:
- the LOC136555831 gene encoding uncharacterized protein produces MFFLFLKLPSQALSPLSRQLPSSWSHIDQKILQVDCSDLFSRTVGFSRPSGMCSLTSPSVPDSFLCDLEELNSLALATSQTIATSPGNSIHHVKDGHFMPNTEVFLSSPTDLPLSSLVSPSVSSSASSSHDITYKHVSNNTKSGKDKDLESIIDPLVIEVPRDLSDATREGEHGAMHNIPLPYEEGSLSSVLAAENEEEICTADLSLNKGDQSESQESDFSGEAQDTTEELTRLYIEEDLVHDNLEFPIASGEDSMDCYEGYTSPDIFKAPTSHSVPTISLSTASLSAPLLSKPLHQQEKDSLQLKVTAPLEYGLL; encoded by the exons atgtttttcttatttttgaagTTGCCTTCCCAAGCACTGAGCCCACTTTCCAGACAACTTCCGTCATCTTGGTCACACATTGATCAAAAGATTCTCCAGGTTGACTGTAGTGACTTGTTCTCAAGAACTGTTGGGTTCTCAAGACCTTCAGGCATGTGCAGCTTAACTTCTCCATCAGTTCCAGACAGTTTTCTTTGTGACTTAGAAGAACTCAATTCTTTGGCATTAGCAACCTCCCAGACTATAGCAACCTCCCCAGGTAATAGCATTCACCATGTTAAGGATGGTCACTTTATGCCAAATACAGAGGTGTTTCTCAGCTCTCCTACAGATCTCCCTCTGTCCTCTCTTGTATCTCCCTCTGTCTCATCTTCAGCCAGCTCATCTCATGACATAACATATAAGCATGTCAGCAACAATACCAAATCAGGAAAAGATAAAGACTTAGAAAGCATAATTGATCCTTTAGTTATTGAAGTACCTAGAGATTTGTCAGATGCTACAAGAGAAGGTGAACATGGTGCTATGCATAACATCCCTTTGCCATATGAAGAAGGTTCCTTGTCCAGTGTGCTAGCTGCtgaaaatgaagaggaaatCTGTACTGCAGACCTGTCACTTAATAAAGGGGATCAGTCAGAATCTCAAGAATCAGATTTCTCTGGAGAAGCACAAGACACAACAGAAGAACTGACTAGACTGTACATAGAGGAGGATCTGGTACATGACAATTTAGAATTCCCAATAGCAAGTGGAGAAGATTCTATGGATTGTTATGAAGGATATACTTCACCAGatatttttaag GCACCTACTTCCCACTCCGTTCCTACAATATCCCTGTCTACTGCTTCcctctcagctcctctcctctctaAACCCTTACATCAGCAGGAGAAAGACTCACTACAGTTAAAGGTAACTGCACCCCTTGAATATGGATTGTTGTAA